In Thalassospira sp. ER-Se-21-Dark, one genomic interval encodes:
- a CDS encoding cell cycle transcriptional regulator TrcR has protein sequence MAQPLMPKATAVWLIDNTGLSFRQIAAFTELHELEIQAIADGDVGQGIVGLDPVANGQLTKEEIARCEKDPREFLKMAKSDLPRPRAQSKGARYTPVSKRQDRPNAIAWLLKHHPELSDAQVCKLIGTTKDTIGKIRDRSHWNSANLTPRNPVTMGLCTELDLEKQVVIARSKNPEKIAKDVEPDPLPEELQINPEPDYPGKKKDEKKDEPKTSDYMEAAENLFKS, from the coding sequence ATGGCACAGCCCCTCATGCCCAAAGCAACCGCTGTATGGCTTATCGACAATACCGGCTTGTCGTTCCGGCAGATTGCTGCCTTTACCGAACTCCATGAGCTTGAAATTCAGGCCATTGCAGACGGCGACGTCGGCCAGGGTATTGTTGGCCTTGATCCGGTTGCCAATGGTCAGCTGACCAAAGAAGAAATCGCGCGTTGCGAAAAAGACCCGCGCGAATTCCTGAAAATGGCGAAATCCGACCTGCCGCGCCCGCGCGCGCAGTCGAAGGGTGCACGCTATACCCCGGTTTCCAAACGTCAGGACCGCCCGAATGCAATTGCATGGCTTCTCAAACACCATCCGGAACTTTCCGATGCGCAGGTTTGCAAGCTGATCGGTACCACCAAGGACACCATTGGCAAGATCCGTGATCGTTCGCACTGGAACTCGGCCAACCTGACGCCGCGCAACCCGGTCACCATGGGCCTTTGCACCGAGCTTGACCTTGAAAAACAGGTCGTGATTGCACGTTCGAAGAACCCGGAAAAGATCGCCAAGGATGTCGAGCCGGATCCGCTGCCAGAAGAATTGCAGATCAATCCGGAACCGGATTATCCGGGCAAGAAAAAGGACGAGAAGAAAGACGAGCCGAAAACTTCCGATTACATGGAAGCGGCCGAAAACCTCTTCAAATCCTGA
- a CDS encoding DeoR/GlpR family DNA-binding transcription regulator, with protein MQKRPTERQAGIVELVRADGFRTIEQLAERFDVTPQTIRRDVNALCDEGLLRRRHGGVEPALEHENIAYRARKVLNVNDKRKIAALVAREIPNGASLFFSIGTTPELVANALLQHRDLRIFTNNLNVAYVAATNDSFEVTLIGGRLRNRDRDVLGPEVEAFFNSYKVDYGIFGVGGIDPDGSLLDFDEQEVRARSAILKNARKSYLVADHTKFGRNAVVRGGSIRDVSAFFTDCPPPDHIAEMITTAGVALHAPEPDADFPTFFISEED; from the coding sequence ATGCAAAAACGCCCAACCGAACGCCAGGCAGGCATTGTCGAACTTGTCCGTGCTGATGGCTTTCGCACCATCGAACAACTTGCCGAACGCTTTGACGTCACCCCGCAAACCATTCGGCGCGATGTGAATGCGCTGTGCGATGAGGGCCTGCTACGCCGTCGCCACGGCGGTGTTGAACCAGCCCTTGAGCATGAAAACATCGCCTATCGGGCGCGCAAGGTTCTGAACGTCAATGACAAGCGCAAGATCGCGGCCCTGGTAGCGCGCGAAATTCCCAACGGGGCGTCACTGTTCTTTTCGATTGGTACCACCCCGGAACTTGTCGCCAACGCGCTGTTGCAACACCGTGATCTTCGGATTTTCACCAATAACCTCAATGTCGCCTATGTCGCGGCCACCAATGACAGCTTTGAGGTGACCCTGATTGGCGGACGCCTGCGCAATCGTGACCGGGATGTCCTGGGTCCCGAGGTCGAGGCGTTCTTTAACAGCTACAAGGTTGATTACGGCATCTTTGGCGTTGGCGGGATTGATCCGGATGGCAGCCTGCTTGATTTCGATGAACAGGAAGTCCGCGCCCGATCTGCCATCCTGAAAAACGCCCGGAAATCCTATCTGGTTGCCGATCACACCAAGTTTGGCCGCAACGCCGTTGTCCGCGGCGGCTCCATCCGCGATGTCAGCGCGTTCTTCACCGATTGCCCGCCGCCGGATCATATCGCCGAAATGATCACGACGGCTGGTGTGGCGCTTCACGCGCCGGAGCCGGATGCGGATTTTCCAACCTTCTTCATTTCTGAGGAAGATTGA
- a CDS encoding LysR family transcriptional regulator, producing MRALNLDQLHAFADVVALGSFSAAADKLNLSQPAISQQVRQLETRMRVKLIERVGKRAEATPAGLALLAHISDIDASVRAAEDAVAGFSSGAAGRVRIGTGATACIYFLPAILEKLQRSFPKLEIMVRTGNAGDIVRAIEDNKLDIGLVTMPCSGRSLSVTPIMTDPFVAIFHADADVGDVIRPVDLEAMPLVLYERGGLTRTLVDDWLRKSEVNGRSVMELGSVEAIRELVGAGIGATILPEMGARPDRTQFPIKTRPLSPPLVRELALIMRRDKTLTPGLQAVCNSLKAAADRRKTEPQTGQSSSEMKKVGKSASGSGA from the coding sequence ATGCGTGCACTTAACCTTGATCAGCTTCATGCCTTTGCCGATGTTGTCGCACTGGGAAGTTTTTCTGCCGCAGCCGATAAGCTTAATCTCAGTCAGCCTGCCATCAGCCAACAGGTGCGGCAGCTTGAAACCCGCATGCGTGTCAAATTGATTGAACGCGTTGGCAAACGTGCCGAGGCCACACCGGCGGGGTTGGCCCTTTTGGCCCATATCAGCGATATTGATGCATCTGTGCGCGCGGCCGAGGACGCCGTGGCCGGATTTTCAAGTGGTGCAGCCGGTCGCGTGCGGATCGGCACCGGGGCAACAGCCTGTATCTATTTCCTGCCGGCCATTCTGGAAAAGCTTCAACGCAGCTTCCCAAAACTCGAAATCATGGTTCGTACTGGCAATGCTGGCGATATCGTGCGTGCGATTGAGGATAACAAGCTCGATATCGGCCTTGTGACCATGCCATGCAGTGGGCGGAGCCTTTCGGTAACGCCGATCATGACCGATCCGTTTGTCGCAATCTTTCACGCAGATGCCGATGTCGGGGATGTTATTCGCCCTGTCGATCTGGAAGCGATGCCGCTGGTGCTTTATGAACGCGGCGGATTGACGCGCACATTGGTCGATGACTGGTTGCGCAAATCCGAGGTTAATGGTCGTTCGGTGATGGAACTGGGCAGTGTGGAGGCGATCAGGGAACTTGTCGGGGCAGGCATCGGTGCGACGATCCTGCCCGAAATGGGCGCAAGACCAGATCGAACCCAGTTTCCCATCAAGACCCGCCCATTGTCACCGCCACTTGTGCGCGAACTTGCGCTCATCATGCGTCGCGATAAAACTCTAACGCCGGGGCTACAGGCTGTCTGCAATAGCCTGAAAGCAGCCGCTGACAGGCGCAAAACTGAACCGCAAACCGGTCAATCTTCCTCAGAAATGAAGAAGGTTGGAAAATCCGCATCCGGCTCCGGCGCGTGA
- a CDS encoding GNAT family N-acetyltransferase — protein sequence MPSNTATKDVATALLPNITIRDAGLEDIPAITAIYRHHVLHGTASFEETAPDEAEIANRFAAIRDKGLPYLVAVRSNTIVGYCYAGTYRPRTAYRHTVENSIYVAHDCVGQGVGSLLMAALIKRCEDGPWRQMVAVIGDSANKASISLHQRLGFEMVGTFKKVGYKFDRWLDSVLMQRPLGDDSPIIPKT from the coding sequence ATGCCTTCGAACACCGCGACCAAAGACGTTGCCACAGCCCTGTTACCCAACATCACCATCCGCGACGCCGGACTTGAAGACATCCCGGCCATCACGGCGATTTACCGCCACCATGTTCTGCATGGCACGGCATCGTTTGAGGAAACAGCACCTGACGAGGCCGAAATTGCCAATCGGTTCGCCGCCATTCGCGATAAAGGCCTGCCCTATCTTGTTGCCGTCCGCAGCAATACGATTGTTGGCTACTGTTACGCTGGCACCTATCGCCCGCGCACGGCCTATCGCCATACGGTCGAAAATTCGATCTATGTGGCCCATGATTGTGTTGGCCAGGGGGTTGGCAGCCTTCTGATGGCGGCCCTGATTAAACGGTGCGAAGACGGCCCATGGCGCCAAATGGTTGCCGTGATCGGGGATAGTGCCAACAAGGCGTCGATCAGCTTGCATCAACGCCTTGGCTTTGAAATGGTCGGCACGTTTAAAAAGGTCGGTTACAAGTTTGACCGCTGGCTAGACTCGGTCCTGATGCAACGGCCACTGGGCGACGACAGCCCGATCATTCCCAAAACTTGA
- a CDS encoding propionyl-CoA synthetase gives MTGRYQEIYERSIADKEGFWAEAAGNISWYKKWDRVLDDSNAPFYRWFVGGKVNTCYNALDRHIENGRGDQAALIYDSPVTNTVQTFTYSHLRDDVARLAGALHARGVTKGDRVVIYMPMIPQAAMAMLACARIGAIHSVVFGGFASNELATRINDAKPKLILTASCGIEGSRVIEYKPLLDKAIAMADHKPESVILFQRPQSDALLMDGRDYDWEVECAKAAPSDCVPVDATDPLYILYTSGTTGQPKGVVRDNGGHMVALNWSMKNIYDVDAGDVYWAASDVGWVVGHSYIVYAPLLAGCTTVMYEGKPVGTPDAGAFWRVISQHKVKVLFTAPTAFRAIKRDDPKAAHMANYDLGSLEALYLAGERSDPDTLQWAENSLGVPVIDHWWQTETGWSICANPRGIELLPIKYGSPTVAACGWDVQVLDEAGKPLERGQIGALAAKLPLPPGTLPTLWQNDDRFKSSYLEEFPGFYATGDAGFIDEDGYIYVMSRTDDIINVAGHRLSTGGMEEVLSSHPDVAECAVIGVHDDLKGQLPLGFIVLKSGVTRPHDAILAEVVAMVRDQIGPVAAFKKATVVERLPKTRSGKILRKTMRSIADGESYNTPATIDDPAILPEIAEVLKEIGYAK, from the coding sequence ATGACCGGTCGCTATCAGGAAATCTACGAACGTTCGATCGCCGACAAGGAGGGCTTTTGGGCAGAAGCTGCTGGAAACATTTCCTGGTACAAGAAATGGGATCGCGTTCTTGATGACAGTAACGCGCCGTTTTACCGCTGGTTTGTCGGTGGCAAGGTCAATACTTGCTATAACGCACTGGATCGTCACATCGAAAACGGCCGCGGGGATCAGGCAGCTCTGATCTATGACAGCCCCGTCACCAACACAGTCCAGACATTCACCTATTCCCATCTGCGCGACGATGTTGCCCGCCTTGCCGGGGCGCTGCATGCGCGCGGGGTGACCAAGGGTGATCGGGTGGTCATCTATATGCCGATGATCCCGCAGGCCGCGATGGCGATGCTGGCCTGTGCGCGGATCGGCGCGATCCATTCTGTTGTGTTTGGCGGTTTTGCGTCCAACGAATTGGCGACCCGCATCAATGACGCCAAACCAAAACTGATCCTGACCGCAAGCTGCGGCATCGAAGGATCGCGCGTGATTGAATACAAACCGCTGCTGGATAAAGCCATCGCCATGGCGGATCACAAACCCGAAAGCGTCATTCTGTTCCAGCGCCCGCAAAGTGATGCTTTGCTGATGGATGGCCGTGATTACGACTGGGAAGTCGAATGTGCGAAGGCAGCACCGTCTGACTGTGTCCCGGTTGATGCCACCGATCCGCTTTACATCCTTTATACGTCTGGCACGACCGGCCAGCCCAAGGGCGTTGTCCGCGACAATGGCGGCCATATGGTGGCCCTCAACTGGTCGATGAAGAACATCTATGATGTTGATGCCGGTGATGTTTACTGGGCGGCGTCTGACGTTGGCTGGGTGGTTGGCCATTCCTATATCGTTTACGCGCCGCTTCTGGCCGGGTGCACGACGGTGATGTATGAAGGCAAACCGGTCGGAACGCCGGATGCCGGGGCGTTCTGGCGGGTGATTTCCCAGCACAAGGTCAAGGTGCTGTTTACCGCCCCAACGGCGTTTCGTGCGATCAAACGCGACGATCCCAAGGCCGCGCATATGGCCAATTACGACCTTGGCAGCCTTGAGGCGCTGTATCTGGCGGGTGAACGTTCTGATCCCGATACCCTGCAATGGGCGGAAAACAGCCTTGGTGTGCCGGTGATTGACCACTGGTGGCAGACAGAGACTGGCTGGTCGATCTGTGCCAACCCGCGCGGAATTGAATTGCTTCCGATCAAGTATGGCTCGCCGACGGTGGCGGCTTGCGGTTGGGATGTGCAGGTTCTCGACGAGGCGGGAAAGCCGCTTGAACGCGGTCAGATTGGCGCGCTTGCCGCCAAATTGCCGCTGCCACCGGGGACGCTTCCGACCCTTTGGCAGAATGATGACCGGTTCAAGTCATCCTATCTTGAAGAATTCCCGGGCTTTTATGCCACCGGTGATGCCGGCTTTATTGACGAAGATGGCTACATCTACGTCATGTCGCGCACTGACGACATCATCAATGTTGCCGGGCATCGCCTGTCGACCGGGGGGATGGAAGAAGTGCTTTCAAGCCATCCAGATGTTGCCGAATGCGCTGTGATTGGTGTGCATGATGATCTTAAGGGGCAATTGCCGCTGGGCTTTATCGTGTTGAAGTCCGGGGTCACCCGCCCGCACGACGCGATCCTGGCCGAAGTCGTTGCCATGGTCCGCGATCAGATTGGACCGGTGGCCGCATTCAAGAAGGCAACTGTGGTCGAACGCCTGCCCAAGACCCGATCGGGCAAGATCCTGCGCAAGACCATGCGTTCCATCGCCGATGGTGAAAGCTATAACACCCCGGCAACGATCGATGATCCGGCAATCCTTCCCGAAATCGCCGAGGTCCTCAAAGAAATCGGTTATGCAAAATAG
- a CDS encoding DUF465 domain-containing protein, producing the protein MSVQSHIEALTAKHAALEQELHLETRRPAPNDSVVADIKRRKLEIKDEINRITH; encoded by the coding sequence ATGAGCGTTCAAAGCCATATCGAAGCTCTAACTGCCAAACATGCTGCACTAGAGCAGGAACTCCACCTCGAGACGCGCCGCCCGGCGCCCAACGATTCCGTTGTTGCAGACATTAAACGCCGCAAGCTTGAAATCAAGGACGAGATAAACCGAATAACCCATTAG
- a CDS encoding UbiX family flavin prenyltransferase: MTQKDRLIIGITGASGVIYGIRFLQLLKNTPIETHLVLSKAAERTIAYETDFKIREIKEMADVVHDNADIGASIASGSFRARGMIIAPCSMKSLAEVASGVADNLIARAADVILKERKRLVLMARETPLHAGHIRNMALATENGAIIAPPVPAFYARPQSLDEMVTQSCGRILDLFEIDLPETARWGDTEAANPIPVTGKPKTRE; encoded by the coding sequence ATGACGCAAAAAGATCGACTTATCATTGGCATAACCGGCGCATCGGGCGTGATTTATGGCATACGTTTTTTACAGTTGCTGAAAAATACGCCAATCGAGACTCATCTGGTTCTTTCCAAAGCAGCCGAGCGCACCATCGCCTATGAGACCGATTTTAAAATCCGCGAAATCAAGGAGATGGCTGACGTTGTCCATGACAATGCCGACATCGGTGCCTCGATTGCATCCGGTTCTTTTCGCGCCCGCGGTATGATCATTGCCCCCTGCTCGATGAAGTCGCTGGCCGAGGTCGCAAGCGGAGTCGCAGATAATCTGATCGCGCGTGCCGCCGATGTGATCCTTAAAGAGCGTAAGCGTCTTGTCCTGATGGCACGTGAAACACCGCTTCATGCCGGCCATATCCGCAACATGGCGCTGGCAACAGAAAACGGCGCGATCATTGCCCCGCCGGTCCCGGCATTCTATGCCCGGCCGCAATCACTTGATGAAATGGTGACGCAAAGCTGCGGTCGCATTCTTGATCTGTTTGAGATTGATCTGCCCGAAACAGCCCGCTGGGGCGATACCGAGGCCGCCAATCCAATCCCGGTCACCGGCAAACCCAAAACGCGCGAATAG